The nucleotide window ATTACTGCATCAATCGCATAATACGTACTAACTTTCGGATCCTGAATGGCAAGGGGGAAATAATGAAACTCTTCATCACTTGATACTGTTCCGCTATACGGTAATTTGTTTTGCAGCAAATGAAGCAGCGTCGTTTTTCCACGACCATTACGGCCGATCAGACCAAGTTTCCAAGTATTATCGATCGTTATGTTAATGTTGTTAAATAATGGTTCTTCAAGTAAGTCATAGCTAAATGATATATTTTTCATTTCTATTGGCATATATGCATACCTCCAAATTTTGATTTGAAAGTATACGCATTCACAAAGAATATTTGTATATAAAAAATCCTTCTGAAAAAGTCAGAAGGATTAGTAATCATACGTAAATAAGCCTTTAAGTTCGCTAAAGGAGCATAAATGGGCAGACTAATCCTATTTTATGTGAAAATGCGTATACATTTTTACGTGTAAAATAGAATTATTTAATCATCAGCCATTCATTTTCCTTTCCAGTAAATTACTAGTAGTATGCCATAGATTGTTTGGGAATTCAACCCTCTTATCCATGGAACATTTCCAAAATGAAATCCGAGTTAAGAAGGATATGAAATGGACATGACTTATATTAGTAAACGAAAAATAAAATTGTTTACAAATAATATAACATATATTATAAATGTTATAGAGGTGATATTTTTGGAAATTCAAAATGTTTCAACGGAAGCACTTGTAAAAGGATATGAGATGAAACAGGATTGTTATCACTGTTTGTATTGTAATGAGTCCTATCATTTAGAAGAAGTCTTTCCATATGACAATCGTTTTCTGACAGCGGAAGGGATGATTAAAAAGCATATGGAGCTGGCACATACTTCTCCATTTCATGCATTGCTTGCATTAGATAAAAAGGTGAGCGGGTTATCCGATGTTCAAATTGAAATGATGCAGCATTTTTTCGAAGGCAAAACCGATCAGGAAATTGTAAATGACAGCAATATGTCGAGTGTATCCACAGTTCGCCAGCATCGCTTTAAACTTCGCGAAAAGGAAAAACAGGCAAAAATTTTTGTTGCACTCATGCAGCTAATGAAAAACCCTGAACATTATCAAATACATAAAGGGGCGAGACAAGTGGACGAACGTTACAGTATTGACCAGAAGGAACGTGAAAAAGTACTGACTACCTATTTTAAAAATGGGTTGGATGCGGGGATTGAAACGATTCCAAGTAAAGAAAAGAAAAAACTCATTATCCTTCAGCATATATTAAAGCGTTTTGAGGCTGGGAAGCACCATCATGAAAAAGATGTAAATGAAATTTTAAAGACTGTCCATGATGATTTTGTATCTCTGCGCCGTCATCTTATCGAGTACGGCTTTATGGAGCGGAGTGACGATGGTTCCGAGTACTGGGTGAAAAAGTAGGAGGTCTTTCAATGAAGGTAGAGCTGACAAGATATCGTGTGAAATCGGGGAAAACTTCTAAAGTAGCAGAGTGGATGGAATTTTTAAATAATCATATGGAAGATGTACTCGTAACACTTGAGGGAGAGAAGATGTATGTGGAAACGATTTTTCACGAACATCTGAATGGCGAAGAATATTTATACTGGTATTCGGTGCAAGGCAGCGGTGGGGTGGATGTAGATGATTCAACCCATTGGATTGATAAAAAGCATCTGGAATACTGGGAGGAATGCATCGATGAAAGTTTTGGTTCTATCGATTTAAGAACAGAAGTCGTTATGATTCCTGGAAAAGTACGGGCTAGTATGAACTGTTAATGATATAGCAATTCACAATATTAGGAAAATGTATTTTCTGAAAATGAAATTCTCTTTTTTTGATTTTTAATAAAAAGCATTTATTTTTGTCCTTTAAACGAGAAAACCAACTAAAATTATACGATTATCTTAATGTTAATCAAAATACTTGTATTATAGTAGCAAAATATTATATTATATCCCTATTGATAAACTTGGTTTTAATAATAGGAGGAATTATTTTGTTGCAAATGGCAATTACGGGTATCCTTTGTGGTGCTCTTTTAGGTTTTGTGATGCAACGTGGACGTTTCTGTTTAACAGGCGGTTTCCGTGATATGTACATCGCAAAAGATAATCGTATGTTTTATGCTTTACTAGTAGCCATTGCAGTTCAAGCTGTAGGTGTATTCCTACTGATTGAGGCAGGGGCGTTTGAATATACAGCAGGTCAGTTCCCATTATGGGCGACGATTGCAGGCGCATTTATTTTCGGTATCGGGATAATTTTAGCAGGTGGCTGTGCGACAGGTACTTGGTATCGTGCGGGTGAAGGCTTAATCGGAAGCTGGATCGCATTGGCATTTTATATGTTAATGGCAGCTGTTATGAAGTCAGGTCCATTAGCACAATTTACAGTTGATGCACGTACACCGGTAGTCGGTACGGATTCAATTGCCGATACATTCGGCATTAATGTCTGGTTTTTAGTTATTCCGTTTGTTGCATTGGTGGCATTCATCGTTTATCGTGAATTACGCAAACCACGTGTGAAGATTCCAGGCTTGAAACCTAAGAAAACAGGCTTGGCGCATATTTTATTCGAAAAACGCTGGAATCCGTATGTGACAGCAATTTTAATCGGTTTGATCGCAACATTGGCTTGGCCGTTAAGTGCGGCATCAGGACGTATTTTCGGTTTAGGGATTACAACACCTTCAGCAAACGTTCTGCAGTTTTTAGTAACCGGGGACTTAGACATCATTAACTGGGGTGTATTCCTTGTAATGGGTATTTTATTCGGTTCTTACTTTGCTGCTAAAATGAGCGGTGAATTCCGTTTACGTACACCAGATACAAAAACAGTTGTACGCAGCTCAGGCGGCGGTATCTTAATGGGATTCGGCGCAAGTATTGCAGGCGGCTGTTCAATCGGGAACGGTCTTGTAATGACATCTATGATGACTTGGTCAGGATGGGTTGCTTTACTATTCATGATTTTGGGTACATGGACAGCATCATACTTTGTATTTGTGCGTCCATCAAAAAAACGTGCAACAGCGCGTGCTTAAGGAGAGAAATGACATGAAAAAAACATTAGAAGTATTAGGTATGGTTTGTCCGTTTCCATTAATCGAAGCAAAAGAAGCGATTAAAGAGTTAAACACAGGCGATGAGCTGGAAGTACAATTCGATTGTACTCAAGGCACGGAATCAATTCCACGCTGGGCAGCAGAAGACGGCCATGAAGTAACGAACTACGAGCAATTAGGCGAAGCTTCTTGGACAATCACAATTAAGAAAAAATAACTTTCAAGTTACAGGCAGCACCTTGATTCATGAGGTGCTGTTTTTTATTTGGGTGATAGGCTGGATAGGGGTGGGTGTGCATATTACCCGACACTAAAGTAGTGATTTAATTTTATTTAATAAAGTTATCAAGGTAAATAGAAAATCAAAAGAAATATAGTCCATGACAGGTTTTTTATTAGAACAGTTGAGGGAGTTATTAGAAAAACTCGGGTCGGTATTAGAAGATTGAACAGCGATATTCGAAAAATGCGTGCCGAACACTACTTTTGACTGAAGATTTATTGGGGAAGTACTTGGCTTGGATTTTTATTAGAACAATTTAACGGTTTATTAGAAAAAGTCAGAGGGTTATTAGAAGATCCATCGGTGATATTAGAACATTCCGCACACTTATTAGAAGAACAGGGGAATTTATTAGAAAACCGGCAATTTATTAGAACAAATAAAATTATATTAGATAATTTCCGATTATATTAGAAAATCCCCCGACGGCACCGTTCATCAACTCTTAATAATAGACAAAAGGGACTAATGGATAGCCCCTATAATGAGTTTGCAGATAAAGCCAACTGATAATTTGTCAGCGCTGGCTTCAATAACTCAAGAAATGCTTTAAAAACAGGTGATTGCTGGCGCTCCTTCTGATAAATCAGCAATGTTTCTCTTTCCAGTAAAGGATGCTGAATTATATAGGCCTGCAATTTGTCCGATGCATGAAAATCAAACAATGTTTTTGCTACAATCGTTCCGCCAAGGCCTTGCTCGACAAACTGAAAAATAGCGGGAATGCTTGAAGTCTCAAACTTCGGCTCAACCGTTAACTTGTCCGATTTTGCTGCAGCATTTAATATCCGCCGGCAAAGATGCGTATTTGGGAACAGAACAAGCGGTTCCATTATAATATGGCGCAAATTTACGGATTCATCAAGATGCCTTGTAGTGTTTTTGCTTTCTACGTAACAGAACTTCTCAGTATATAAAGGAATCTCCAAAAACTGCTCATCGTAGTTTTCAATCAGTGGTGAAAACGAAAAACCGAAATCGATTGTATTGTTCTTTAGTAATGTATGAATATCTTCACCGGAAGTAACCGTTACTTGTATATGAGGATATTTGTGCATGAACTTTAATACTAAATCGGAAACAATATTGGTCAGTTCACCAGGCAACGCGCCGACACGAAGCACCCCTTTTTCAAGTGTAGTCAGTTGTTGCATCTGCATTTTTGTAGTTTGCAATGTCTGAAAGATCGTTTGTGCTTGGCGATAAAGGATTTGACCAGCTTCCGTAAGGGTGATTTTCTTACCAATCCGGTTAAACAAAGGGGTATTCACTTCATTTTCAAGCACTTTTATTTGCTGGCTTAAAGTTGGTTGTGCAATATTAAGCCGTTCCGCCGCTCTCGTAAATTGCATCTCCTCACATAACATTAAAAAGTATTCCAACTGTCGTAATTCCATAGAAAACGCCTCGCTTTTATAGTTGTAAACTATTATATGTACTGTTTGTATAATTTATATCTATTGTAAGGTAGAACTATATAAATAGAAAGAGGGGTAATGTCACTATTCGAATCGAAGCTGCTTGAATAGAAATTTCCTTTTATTCATAACGTGAATATTGAGGTGAATTTTTTGAAGTGGATTTCTACTATTTCCAAGAAAAGATTGAGGTTAATCTTTTCTGCTTTTATTCTTTTCGGAGTTATTGTCTTTATAAGACTGTTTTATGTGCAAATTATTCAGCATGATAAACTGACGGAACTTGCAAAAACGAATTGGGATCGGGAAATTCCGTTTACTTCAGAGCGAGGAGAAATTACGGATCGAAACGGTAAACTTATTGTTACGAATGAATTAGCGCCAACGCTTTATTTCATGCCAACACAGAATGAGAATATTGAAGAAGCTGCAAACCAGATTGCAGAGGTGCTTAAGTTGGACGCCAAAAATTTATACGAAAAAATGAATTCTAAAAGCTATCTAGTCAAACTTGCACCGGAAGCGAAAAATATTTCATACGAACAAGCCGTTAAAATTCAAGAATTGAAAATTGACGGACTATATAGTGGTGTAGATTATGACAGGAGTTATCCGTACGGGAATTTGTTATCACGACTAGTCGGATTTACAGGGTATGATTCGCAGGGTCTTGCAGGAATTGAATATCAATATGATAAACTTTTGACTTCTAAAGATGCAGCAATTAAGTTGTTTACTGATGCAAAGGGGAAGGCATTACCCCATGTGAATGATGAATGGCGGGAAGGGAAGCAAGGGGCAACGGTAGGCTTAACAATTGATGTGGAAGTTCAGAAAGTAATTGAACGAGAACTGTCTCAAGCTATGACAAAATATAACGCAGAACAGGCACTGGCCATTGCGATGAATCCTAAAACAGGTGAGATTTTAGCTCTTTCTTCATATCCTACATACGATCCTTCTAAGTTTGAAGAAGTAGAATCATCTATTTATAACCGGAACTTGCCGGTCTGGATGACATATGAGCCGGGATCAACCTTTAAAATTATTACACTGAGTGCTGCTGTTGAAGAAAATGTAGTGGATCTCGAAAAAGATACTTTTTTTGATAAAGGTTATACGATGGTGGAAGGTGTAAGACTTCGCTGTTGGAAACGTGATGGTCATGGAGAGGAAACGTTTTTACAAGTAGTGGAAAATTCTTGTAACCCGGGATTTATCGAACTTGGTCAACGAGTAGGTGCTGACAAGTTAATGAAGTACATTAAGGATTTTGGGTTTGGTAAAACAACTGGTTCTAATATTGCCGGAGAAGCGTCAGGTATATTATTTTCCGAAGAGGCATTTGGACCGGTTGAACATGCCACCACTTCTTTTGGGCAAGGTATATCTGTGACACCTATTCAACAAGTGCAGGCAGTTTCTGCAGCTGTAAATGGCGGTAAACTCTTTACGCCATATGTTGTTTCAAAAGTATACAACCCGGAAAGTGGAGAAGTGGTTATAGAAAATAAGCCGACCTTAAAACGCAATGTGGTCAGTGAGGAAACTTCCAAAATAGTAAGAGACGCGCTGGAGTCAGTAGTAGCAAATGGGTCGGGGCGGGCTGCTTACCGGGATGGACTTCGCATAGGCGGGAAAACGGGTACTGCTCAAAAAGTAGAAAATGGACGCTATAAAGATGGGGACTATATCGTATCATTTATAGGTTTTGCACCGGCAAATGATCCTGAAGTTGTCGTATATGTAGCGGTTGACAGTCCTAAAGGCGAATTAGTATTCGGCAGTACAATTGTAGCGCCGATTGTTGGACAGATTATTGAAGATATTGCACCTATTTTAGGGATCGAAAAAGATCGAGAAGGCCAATTGGAAAAGCAATATCGCTGGGGTGATGAATTGACGGAGCGCGTACCTGATTTAGTAGGTGTATCTGTTAATGAAATTATGGAGTTGGAATATCCTTATCAAATTAAAGTACATGGAGAAGGCGAGACAGTAAAAGCGCAGTTACCTGAGCCGGAAAGTGTATTAGAACTAGATGGCACTATTCATCTTTATTTAGAAAAATAATATTAAACTTTTTGAAAAACAACCATTTGCTCAATGAGCAAATGGTTGTTTTTGTGTACACATTTTTAATGTGCTATCATCTCGTGTGCAATCTCATGGCCCTCCATATTTGAAGGGTAATAGGTTGGCCAATTCGTTATTTCTTTTAATAAAGCTTCACGATCATCCCCCCAGTAGATGTGGTAATGCCCTGATTTTTGAGGTGCGATTATATGGTCACTGAACTGAATATAAGCCGGGACGCCTGTTTCTTCGCCGACATGTTTGAAAATAAACCGGACCCCACGATTACCTTTTTCATAGGTTAATATTTCATAACCATCATATGTGTATTCTCCTTTATGCGCGTGACCATGATCATAAAATGTAATAAAACGATCTTCAATGACAATACGGTCCGTAGTAGTCTTATAGCCAGTTTCATAATAAGATTTAATATCCTCAAATGTTTGGCTGTCATCATGGGAAGCCTTATGTTCAAAAACTTCATCCAAAGTACCATCCTGCAAATAAGGGTAGACCGATTGCCAGTCGCCGCTCCAATCGCTTAATGGCCGGTCCTGTACTTCTTCGTCTTCAAAATAACCGTTATAAATTTTTTCCTGTTTTTCATTAATTTCATGTTGATGATCATGCTCATGAGCCTTTTCTTCTGTTACAACATCCGCAGTTGCATTGACCTCTTCTTTAGAATTTTCAGCACAACCAACCAGCATGATGCTAAACGCTAAAATACTTAAACAATTTAATTTCCTTTTCATACCTTACCTCCTAAATAGTAACTGTTACGATTTATAATATTATATAGTTGTGCCTTGCTTGTCAATACAAATCGTAATTATTACTATTTGAGAAGTTAATTCCACCTAAAATACTTCCCATGACCATCAGTATTTTCTAGTATTTTGACGGTTCTAGTTATACCAGCATCAATGAAATCCACATGTAAATCCTTATCATACATATTGTTGTAGATGTGATAAATGCTATGAATATAGCTTAGTTGCTGAAGCAGTACCAATAATTCTGACTTTAATGTAGCGGAAAACTGATTTGCTACATGTGTGTGGAAAATAATAATTTGGCTATTTTGAAGTTCATGGTTTTCAAATAGTGGGGGAATAAGATTTCTAAAATCTCCGGTTAGTAAAAGCTTTGAATATTGCCGGTGAATCACCATTGCTTTCGCTAAATTTTCTTTCCGTATAATTTGTTCGGGCCAAATTAAACTTTTCAGCCATAAATATTCATCAGAATCTTGTAGATCAATAATATTTAAATCAATTCCAAATCGGTGTACAATGTTCAGGCTTTTCACAGAAGTTATAGGCGTACCGTAGTTTTTCGCAAAAAGAGTGAGAGGGCTATTTTCATTGCCAAATGAAATCGGCGGTTCTTGTTCAATTTCATATCGATACCCATCCAAATTAAGCAAAAGTCCTGCACTTGTACCGATTTCCAATAATGATAATGGTAGTTTCGCCTCTTCGGCAATTTCCGAGAAAATCGGGTAAAGATAGCTGGCACGTTGGACTTCATTTGTTTGAACGGATTTTGTCTGAAACAAATGCAACAGTTCATCCGAGTGTTGTGTACAGAAACCGATGAGTAATTGAAAGCTTTCTTCCAGATTTACTTCATAAGGATTTTCGAATATTCGTTTTAGAGGGGTTTCTTTTTGGGCTGATAAATACTGGACAGACCCAAAAAATAAATTCGGCTTTGGCTGTGTCTCCGGAATATGCATAATGAGATGCAATAGTTGCTCATTTGTTATAATCCTTTCACACCAATATTCGTAAAGTGGGCTATTGTTTTTCGCTTCCTGTTTGGCAAAACGTCTAAAAACTGCGACTAGTTGTTCCATTTAAAACACCTCATTTCATGTATTGCTTACAGTGTATAATAGACTTACAATTAATAGAATTAATGAGTTTTAATGTATTTGATTAATAATATTAATAAGAAGGTGATAAATATGGATATAAAATGGTTGAAATCATTTATAGCGGTTGTTGAAGAAGGGAGCTTTCGAGCGGCGGCAGAAAAACTGTATATTTCCCAGCCCAGTATTACTGTACATATGAAGTTATTGGAGGAACATTTACAAGTTCAATTGTTTCACCGGGAACATACAAAGGTAAAGGTATCTGCAATTGGTGAAAAATATTATCCTATGGCCAAAAAACTTGTGGCTGAAATAGAAGCAAGTACGAAAGAAATTCTCCTGGAATCTCTACATCCGACTGTTCCATTAATAATTTCGGTTTCACCCGCTTTGCTTCATACGAATCTATTAGAGCGAATACATAATTTTATTGAAGTACATCAACAATACAACGTGGAAATTAAAATGGAAGATCAGATGCAGTTAGAGAGTGCAATAAAAGAACAGCGAATAGATGTAGCACTAGGTTTACATAAATTCATTTCTAAAGAATTTCATTCGGAGCGAATTGACCGTTCCCCGTTGAGAATAGTATATTCTTCAAAATTTCAGCTTGCGGAAAAGGAGCTTGATTTACAGCTTAAGGCGCTTTTTAATGAGCATCCGCTTTATATAGGTTATTTAGATGAACATACCCCGTTAGTTGAATGGTTAAATAATGAGTACGATATAAAGAAATTCAACAAAATAAATGATGTTATTTTTGCTATAAAATTGATTAAGGAAGGGTTAGGTATCGGGCTATTGCCTGAAAGTTTGATTTCAGAGGAAATTGAAGCAGATTTATTAAGGGTGGTGGATATAGGTCCGATCGGGACTATTTATCCAGTTGATATTTATATGAGCCACTTAAGAAATTCTACTAAAATTATTCCTCTGACGAGTTTCATCCGAAAAAGCTCAATAGATTATTGAGGAAAAAGGGGGGAGCATAGTTAAGTTTTTTATTAGTGAATTTAAATTTAATAAAAAAAGGTGAAGCAATAATTATTGCTTCACGCATTTATTTAAAATAAGGTCAATGCTGTACGAGGGTCATTATGATCCGTAATGTAAGCTATATTTTCGTACCCATTCTGAACCGCTTTTCTATAAAGACGTTCAGTTACATATTGGTCTTTTACATAGATCGTTACATAGGAACTATCCACAATTAAAAGGACGATTTCACACTGGCTAATAAGGAAATCTTCATATGTGGCAATAGCCTGCACTTGTGTTTTTTCTTTAAATGCTTTTAAGTCTGCAAATATAACATAATAGTCTTTTGCAGAGATTTGGTTGTAAAAGTCTTCACCGTTATATGTATAAGGATGCGGGAACATTGCTGCTCCTAGCTCGTTATTTTCAATATTATATGCCTCTCCGTCACCTGATTTCCAAAAGTACTTATTGATGTTGATGTCTTCTAAAATGTCATAAAAATAACGGCCATATTGGTTCGGTATTTCAAAGGATAATCCTCTCATTGCTTCACCATCTCCTTCAGTACATTACTTGTAAAATAAGGACCACAGCTCTCTTCATGAGTAACAACATACGTCCATGTGAAATTTTTATCTACTATATAAAGATCTTCTTCCTCTAATAAATCTTCTACTTTTAATGAGTCAGCGTGTTCAACATAGAATACTTCAGGCAAATGTTCATAAAAAATATAGCACTCTGTTTTCTTAATTGAATTAAATGCTTCTTCGGCTTTATTTTGGCTCAGATGAGGTATCATTTTGTAACTGAACAGATGCCATAAGTACCCGCTAAAATAACGGTCTCCAATTAGAAAAATTCTTTCTTTTTCTTCCTGATATAAATGATGGGCAAATGCGTTTTCCCACCGCTTTTTAAAATATCTACCCCAGTGAAGACTTTCTGTAAATTTTATGTTTTTTCTACTCAAACTTTTAAATAAATCGTCCATTTGCTGCTCCAATCTTTTTATTTTCTCATTATACTGATATTATGTTGTGTAATGATGAGATTATATAAAACTTTAAACTACAATCATGAAATTGCTTTTAAATGCGCATAATAACCTGGTTATTCCGAAATAGCAATTTCATAAGAAAAAAGTTGATCTTTAATGGAAATATACGGCAAACAATAATTTTAAAAAAATACTAGCCGATTTTCTTGACTGGGCATGGTACTATAGAAATGTGACGAATTTAAGGCAAAAAGATATAAAGGGGTAAGTTATATGACGATGTTTGACGAGAAAATTCAGGGATTGTTACAGCAATCGGCATTACAATACATAATTTATAAAGAAAATGAAGATACAGAACGAATTGAAAAGCTTCATTTATTTGCACGCAAGCTTTTGCAAAAGGAATTTGTTATCGGGTTTGCCGGTCACTTTTCTGCAGGTAAATCGAGTATGATCAATGCACTGTCGGGGGAAAACATTTTAGCGACAAGTCCAATCCCGACAAGTGCTAACATTGTTAAAGTGCATAAATCGGATGAAGATTTTGCGATTCTATATTTACACAATGAAAAGCCGGTAAAATTTGAAGCGGGCTATGATATTAAACAAGTAAAAGAATTAAGCAAAAACGGCGAATTGGTATCACAAATTGAAATTGGTCATAGTACATCAAGCTTACCTGAAGGGGTAACTGTGATGGATACTCCAGGTGTTGACTCAACGGACGATGCGCATGCGATGAGTACGGAATCTGCGTTGCATATTGCCGATATGGTGTTT belongs to Solibacillus sp. FSL W7-1436 and includes:
- a CDS encoding penicillin-binding transpeptidase domain-containing protein, with protein sequence MKWISTISKKRLRLIFSAFILFGVIVFIRLFYVQIIQHDKLTELAKTNWDREIPFTSERGEITDRNGKLIVTNELAPTLYFMPTQNENIEEAANQIAEVLKLDAKNLYEKMNSKSYLVKLAPEAKNISYEQAVKIQELKIDGLYSGVDYDRSYPYGNLLSRLVGFTGYDSQGLAGIEYQYDKLLTSKDAAIKLFTDAKGKALPHVNDEWREGKQGATVGLTIDVEVQKVIERELSQAMTKYNAEQALAIAMNPKTGEILALSSYPTYDPSKFEEVESSIYNRNLPVWMTYEPGSTFKIITLSAAVEENVVDLEKDTFFDKGYTMVEGVRLRCWKRDGHGEETFLQVVENSCNPGFIELGQRVGADKLMKYIKDFGFGKTTGSNIAGEASGILFSEEAFGPVEHATTSFGQGISVTPIQQVQAVSAAVNGGKLFTPYVVSKVYNPESGEVVIENKPTLKRNVVSEETSKIVRDALESVVANGSGRAAYRDGLRIGGKTGTAQKVENGRYKDGDYIVSFIGFAPANDPEVVVYVAVDSPKGELVFGSTIVAPIVGQIIEDIAPILGIEKDREGQLEKQYRWGDELTERVPDLVGVSVNEIMELEYPYQIKVHGEGETVKAQLPEPESVLELDGTIHLYLEK
- a CDS encoding sulfurtransferase TusA family protein, with the protein product MKKTLEVLGMVCPFPLIEAKEAIKELNTGDELEVQFDCTQGTESIPRWAAEDGHEVTNYEQLGEASWTITIKKK
- a CDS encoding DUF2691 family protein — encoded protein: MRGLSFEIPNQYGRYFYDILEDININKYFWKSGDGEAYNIENNELGAAMFPHPYTYNGEDFYNQISAKDYYVIFADLKAFKEKTQVQAIATYEDFLISQCEIVLLIVDSSYVTIYVKDQYVTERLYRKAVQNGYENIAYITDHNDPRTALTLF
- a CDS encoding DUF6176 family protein, producing the protein MKVELTRYRVKSGKTSKVAEWMEFLNNHMEDVLVTLEGEKMYVETIFHEHLNGEEYLYWYSVQGSGGVDVDDSTHWIDKKHLEYWEECIDESFGSIDLRTEVVMIPGKVRASMNC
- a CDS encoding DUF4275 family protein, yielding MDDLFKSLSRKNIKFTESLHWGRYFKKRWENAFAHHLYQEEKERIFLIGDRYFSGYLWHLFSYKMIPHLSQNKAEEAFNSIKKTECYIFYEHLPEVFYVEHADSLKVEDLLEEEDLYIVDKNFTWTYVVTHEESCGPYFTSNVLKEMVKQ
- a CDS encoding LysR family transcriptional regulator, with protein sequence MELRQLEYFLMLCEEMQFTRAAERLNIAQPTLSQQIKVLENEVNTPLFNRIGKKITLTEAGQILYRQAQTIFQTLQTTKMQMQQLTTLEKGVLRVGALPGELTNIVSDLVLKFMHKYPHIQVTVTSGEDIHTLLKNNTIDFGFSFSPLIENYDEQFLEIPLYTEKFCYVESKNTTRHLDESVNLRHIIMEPLVLFPNTHLCRRILNAAAKSDKLTVEPKFETSSIPAIFQFVEQGLGGTIVAKTLFDFHASDKLQAYIIQHPLLERETLLIYQKERQQSPVFKAFLELLKPALTNYQLALSANSL
- a CDS encoding DUF2087 domain-containing protein, whose translation is MIFLEIQNVSTEALVKGYEMKQDCYHCLYCNESYHLEEVFPYDNRFLTAEGMIKKHMELAHTSPFHALLALDKKVSGLSDVQIEMMQHFFEGKTDQEIVNDSNMSSVSTVRQHRFKLREKEKQAKIFVALMQLMKNPEHYQIHKGARQVDERYSIDQKEREKVLTTYFKNGLDAGIETIPSKEKKKLIILQHILKRFEAGKHHHEKDVNEILKTVHDDFVSLRRHLIEYGFMERSDDGSEYWVKK
- a CDS encoding LysR family transcriptional regulator, translating into MINNINKKVINMDIKWLKSFIAVVEEGSFRAAAEKLYISQPSITVHMKLLEEHLQVQLFHREHTKVKVSAIGEKYYPMAKKLVAEIEASTKEILLESLHPTVPLIISVSPALLHTNLLERIHNFIEVHQQYNVEIKMEDQMQLESAIKEQRIDVALGLHKFISKEFHSERIDRSPLRIVYSSKFQLAEKELDLQLKALFNEHPLYIGYLDEHTPLVEWLNNEYDIKKFNKINDVIFAIKLIKEGLGIGLLPESLISEEIEADLLRVVDIGPIGTIYPVDIYMSHLRNSTKIIPLTSFIRKSSIDY
- a CDS encoding DUF2332 domain-containing protein, translating into MEQLVAVFRRFAKQEAKNNSPLYEYWCERIITNEQLLHLIMHIPETQPKPNLFFGSVQYLSAQKETPLKRIFENPYEVNLEESFQLLIGFCTQHSDELLHLFQTKSVQTNEVQRASYLYPIFSEIAEEAKLPLSLLEIGTSAGLLLNLDGYRYEIEQEPPISFGNENSPLTLFAKNYGTPITSVKSLNIVHRFGIDLNIIDLQDSDEYLWLKSLIWPEQIIRKENLAKAMVIHRQYSKLLLTGDFRNLIPPLFENHELQNSQIIIFHTHVANQFSATLKSELLVLLQQLSYIHSIYHIYNNMYDKDLHVDFIDAGITRTVKILENTDGHGKYFRWN
- a CDS encoding ZinT family metal-binding protein; the encoded protein is MLVGCAENSKEEVNATADVVTEEKAHEHDHQHEINEKQEKIYNGYFEDEEVQDRPLSDWSGDWQSVYPYLQDGTLDEVFEHKASHDDSQTFEDIKSYYETGYKTTTDRIVIEDRFITFYDHGHAHKGEYTYDGYEILTYEKGNRGVRFIFKHVGEETGVPAYIQFSDHIIAPQKSGHYHIYWGDDREALLKEITNWPTYYPSNMEGHEIAHEMIAH
- a CDS encoding YeeE/YedE thiosulfate transporter family protein codes for the protein MLQMAITGILCGALLGFVMQRGRFCLTGGFRDMYIAKDNRMFYALLVAIAVQAVGVFLLIEAGAFEYTAGQFPLWATIAGAFIFGIGIILAGGCATGTWYRAGEGLIGSWIALAFYMLMAAVMKSGPLAQFTVDARTPVVGTDSIADTFGINVWFLVIPFVALVAFIVYRELRKPRVKIPGLKPKKTGLAHILFEKRWNPYVTAILIGLIATLAWPLSAASGRIFGLGITTPSANVLQFLVTGDLDIINWGVFLVMGILFGSYFAAKMSGEFRLRTPDTKTVVRSSGGGILMGFGASIAGGCSIGNGLVMTSMMTWSGWVALLFMILGTWTASYFVFVRPSKKRATARA